The following are encoded in a window of Maridesulfovibrio ferrireducens genomic DNA:
- the acs gene encoding acetate--CoA ligase produces MSEKSIENLMTEQRTFDPPADMQNQAFIGSMEKYDEACRKAVKDPEGFWAERARELLHWNRDFRTTLVSDPEKHEYSWFEGGRLNASYNCLDRHLTAGRRNKAALIWQGEPEEDVLVFTYQMLHRKVCRFANVLKKMGIGKGDRVVIYLPMVPELVIAMLACARIGAVHSIVFAGFSAISLQNRILDCDAKVLITGDGVLRGGKTIPLKKNVDEALFSCPSIEQVIVVKRTGEKINFIEGRDTWWHEEMAADDILDCCEPVPLNSNDPLFILYTSGSSGKPKGVVHTVGGYLTCVAHTSQWVFDLKEDDVHWCTADIGWVTGHSYTVYGPLALGATTLLFEGVPTYPKPDRFWNIINKFGVNIFYTTPTAIRALMREGRQWTEKYDLSSLRILGTVGEPISPEVWMWYHTHVGKEKLPLLDTWWQTETGGIMISPLPYATTLKPGSTTKPLPGINAAVVRSDGTPAEVNEGGHLVITDPWPGMLHSINNDRERYNRTYFERFPGMYETGDGARIDEDGFFWIMGRLDDVINVSGHRLGTAEIESALVAHPDVTEAAVVGVPHQIKGQSIYAYVTLRPGLDEDEEMGKILRDWVRKEIGAVAVPETIQFSEGLPKTRSGKIMRRILRQIAAGENEFGDTSTLSDSSVISQLIEGQKVLFE; encoded by the coding sequence ATGAGTGAAAAATCCATCGAGAATTTGATGACGGAACAAAGAACCTTTGATCCGCCTGCAGATATGCAAAATCAGGCTTTTATCGGAAGCATGGAAAAATATGACGAAGCTTGCAGAAAAGCAGTAAAAGACCCCGAAGGATTCTGGGCGGAAAGAGCGCGGGAACTACTCCACTGGAACCGTGATTTTCGCACGACTCTCGTCTCCGACCCTGAAAAACATGAATACAGCTGGTTTGAAGGCGGACGACTCAACGCTTCATACAACTGCCTGGACCGTCACCTGACAGCCGGACGCAGAAATAAAGCCGCGCTCATCTGGCAGGGCGAACCGGAAGAAGATGTACTTGTTTTCACTTACCAGATGCTGCATCGCAAAGTGTGCAGATTTGCCAATGTTCTGAAAAAAATGGGTATCGGCAAAGGAGACCGGGTCGTAATATATCTACCTATGGTTCCTGAACTGGTTATAGCCATGCTTGCTTGCGCCCGTATCGGCGCTGTACACTCCATTGTTTTTGCCGGATTTTCAGCAATCAGCCTGCAAAACCGTATTCTTGACTGCGATGCCAAAGTCCTGATTACAGGAGACGGCGTACTCAGAGGCGGAAAAACAATTCCCCTGAAAAAGAATGTGGATGAAGCTCTGTTTTCATGCCCGTCGATTGAACAAGTCATAGTCGTCAAGAGAACCGGTGAGAAAATAAACTTTATCGAAGGCAGAGATACTTGGTGGCACGAAGAAATGGCTGCTGATGATATCCTTGATTGCTGCGAACCTGTTCCTCTAAACTCAAACGACCCACTTTTTATTCTTTATACATCCGGCAGCTCCGGAAAGCCCAAAGGGGTAGTTCATACAGTCGGGGGATACCTCACATGTGTGGCACACACTTCTCAGTGGGTTTTCGATCTTAAAGAAGACGATGTTCACTGGTGCACGGCGGATATCGGCTGGGTCACAGGCCACAGTTATACCGTATACGGACCGCTCGCTCTCGGAGCTACAACCTTACTGTTTGAGGGAGTCCCGACCTATCCGAAGCCGGACAGGTTCTGGAACATCATAAATAAATTTGGCGTAAATATTTTCTATACCACCCCCACAGCCATAAGAGCGCTTATGCGGGAGGGCAGGCAGTGGACCGAAAAATACGACCTCTCGTCACTTAGAATTCTCGGAACCGTCGGAGAACCAATCAGCCCGGAAGTCTGGATGTGGTACCATACCCATGTGGGCAAAGAAAAACTGCCACTGCTCGATACATGGTGGCAGACAGAAACGGGTGGCATCATGATTTCTCCGCTGCCCTATGCGACCACGCTTAAACCGGGCTCCACCACAAAACCGCTGCCCGGAATCAATGCCGCAGTAGTCCGCAGTGACGGCACTCCCGCAGAAGTGAACGAGGGCGGACATCTGGTTATCACAGATCCTTGGCCGGGAATGCTGCATTCTATAAACAACGACCGCGAACGATATAACAGGACATACTTCGAACGTTTCCCCGGCATGTATGAAACCGGAGACGGCGCACGGATTGATGAAGACGGTTTCTTCTGGATTATGGGCAGACTTGATGATGTTATAAACGTCTCAGGCCACAGGCTCGGAACTGCGGAAATTGAATCAGCCCTTGTTGCTCATCCCGATGTGACTGAAGCGGCTGTAGTCGGTGTTCCACATCAGATTAAAGGACAGTCCATATATGCATACGTAACCCTGCGTCCCGGCCTCGATGAAGACGAAGAAATGGGCAAGATTCTTCGTGACTGGGTCCGCAAAGAAATCGGAGCGGTTGCTGTTCCGGAGACCATACAATTCTCCGAAGGACTCCCTAAAACACGCTCTGGAAAAATCATGCGCAGAATTCTTCGTCAAATTGCAGCCGGAGAAAACGAATTCGGAGACACCTCAACGCTCTCAGACTCTTCTGTTATCAGTCAGTTGATAGAAGGACAAAAAGTCCTGTTTGAATAA
- a CDS encoding bifunctional acetate--CoA ligase family protein/GNAT family N-acetyltransferase has protein sequence MSVVNLGFLFQPRSVAVIGATNEPGNPGNILMRNLMGGGFLGPVMPVSTDAEAISGVLTYKDVEALPKVPDLAIICRPLAECPELLIKLRKRGVKAAALIGPGFSEMTEMERGKLSRELLKAANSPQMRILGPKSLGFIIPSLNLNASIAPLPAKAGKIAFVSQSDSFIPTVLDWAHTNDIGFSHVISMGSRIDLTFGDVLDYLGSDSQTRSILLYIESINDARDFMSAARAASRNKPVLVIRPGLALQQVTQELSQLGNTMSARADEVFDVAFRRAGMLRVQTIDGLFDAAQTLASLRQPVRGNRLAILANGTSAGLTAADGLISRGGKLAKISDETIEKLDKLFAGRWGKANPVSVGFDTSGETYLEAVKILIKDKDVDAVLIVNVPFSGLSGVETAETIAKGLKKIRRMVLTAWLGSGMSRKARKVFSFAGIPTYESADQAVRAFMYMAEYQRNQELLTETPDSLPSDFFPDTTSAREIVRKALTQGRESLNEPESHKVLAAYGLPVVETKIAVSAREAVIAADELGCPVALKIRSPQISQPYDVGGVVLDLDSPEKVWETAANMLTRVNRQRPDAYIEGFTVQKMGRRSRAHELFISASVDPTFGPIIHFGHGGMTREVVRDQAIAMVPLNMSLARELISRTRIFRLLSGTPTQPPVDIEDLCLTLIQVSQLFIDIPQIVHLDINPLYADDTGVLALGAKVRIAECGENCPELAIRPYPRELEECVVLRDSRQVTLRPIRPEDEPAHYVFLDQVSDEDMRMRFFGVVRRDFDHKDMSRFTQINYDREMAFIATAIGPKGIPETLGVVRTSTKPDNSEAEFAILVRSDLTGTGLGSMLFHKIIRYTRERGTHWLVGQTLFENKAMQGLSRKFGFEISENYEEDLVEMRLDCSKDPEKK, from the coding sequence ATGAGTGTTGTTAATCTGGGATTCCTTTTTCAGCCTAGGTCCGTAGCCGTTATCGGTGCCACCAACGAGCCTGGTAATCCGGGCAATATTCTCATGCGCAATCTCATGGGAGGCGGGTTTCTCGGTCCGGTCATGCCTGTAAGTACGGATGCGGAAGCCATTTCAGGGGTTCTCACATATAAAGACGTGGAAGCTCTGCCTAAAGTTCCTGATCTGGCTATTATCTGCCGCCCTTTGGCAGAATGTCCGGAGCTGCTCATAAAATTACGTAAAAGAGGCGTAAAAGCTGCTGCCTTGATTGGTCCCGGATTCAGTGAAATGACCGAAATGGAAAGGGGTAAGCTCAGCAGAGAACTTTTGAAAGCCGCGAATTCTCCACAGATGAGGATTTTAGGTCCGAAAAGTCTGGGATTTATTATTCCATCTTTGAATCTGAATGCCAGCATAGCTCCTCTCCCTGCAAAGGCAGGCAAAATAGCATTTGTTTCACAGTCTGACAGTTTTATTCCGACAGTTCTCGACTGGGCGCATACTAACGATATCGGTTTTTCCCATGTGATATCTATGGGAAGCCGAATTGATTTAACTTTCGGAGATGTTCTTGATTATCTGGGGTCTGATTCTCAAACCCGCTCTATTCTGCTCTATATTGAGTCAATTAACGATGCCAGAGACTTTATGTCCGCTGCCCGTGCAGCGTCCCGCAACAAGCCTGTACTGGTAATTCGTCCCGGTCTTGCCTTGCAGCAGGTGACGCAGGAACTGTCTCAGCTTGGTAATACCATGAGTGCAAGGGCAGATGAAGTTTTCGATGTTGCTTTCCGCAGGGCCGGAATGTTGCGAGTGCAGACCATTGATGGTCTTTTCGATGCAGCCCAGACTCTAGCCAGTCTTCGACAGCCTGTTCGCGGTAATCGCTTGGCAATTCTTGCAAACGGTACAAGTGCAGGGCTGACAGCCGCAGACGGACTTATCAGCCGCGGCGGCAAGCTGGCTAAGATTTCAGATGAGACAATAGAGAAGCTTGATAAACTTTTTGCAGGAAGATGGGGCAAAGCAAATCCGGTCAGTGTGGGTTTTGATACTTCGGGGGAAACATATCTTGAAGCTGTTAAAATTCTTATTAAAGATAAGGATGTGGACGCAGTTTTAATTGTCAATGTTCCTTTTTCAGGTCTTTCAGGGGTGGAAACAGCTGAAACGATAGCCAAGGGGCTTAAAAAAATCAGACGTATGGTTCTGACCGCGTGGCTTGGTTCAGGTATGTCCCGTAAAGCCAGAAAAGTTTTTTCTTTTGCGGGAATACCGACTTATGAAAGTGCAGATCAGGCTGTGCGCGCGTTTATGTATATGGCTGAGTATCAGCGAAATCAGGAACTACTGACTGAAACACCGGATTCTCTGCCTTCTGACTTTTTTCCCGATACTACTTCCGCCCGTGAGATTGTCCGCAAAGCTCTTACACAGGGCCGTGAATCCTTAAATGAGCCGGAGTCCCATAAAGTCCTTGCGGCTTACGGTCTTCCTGTCGTTGAAACCAAAATAGCTGTTTCAGCGCGTGAGGCCGTTATTGCTGCGGATGAACTGGGTTGTCCTGTTGCTCTTAAAATTCGGTCCCCTCAAATCAGCCAGCCCTATGATGTGGGCGGCGTTGTTCTCGATCTCGACAGTCCCGAAAAAGTCTGGGAGACAGCGGCGAATATGTTGACCCGTGTGAACAGACAAAGACCTGATGCCTATATTGAAGGATTCACTGTTCAGAAAATGGGCAGAAGATCCAGAGCACATGAGTTGTTTATTTCAGCCTCTGTCGATCCTACTTTCGGGCCGATTATTCATTTCGGACATGGCGGAATGACCAGAGAGGTTGTTCGGGATCAAGCCATCGCAATGGTGCCGCTTAATATGAGTCTGGCCCGTGAACTTATCAGCCGGACCCGTATTTTCAGGCTTTTATCAGGAACACCTACTCAGCCTCCCGTGGATATTGAAGATCTTTGTCTGACTCTTATTCAGGTATCGCAGCTTTTCATTGATATTCCACAAATTGTGCATCTTGATATCAATCCGCTTTATGCTGATGATACCGGAGTTCTCGCTTTGGGTGCGAAGGTAAGGATTGCAGAATGCGGGGAAAATTGTCCCGAACTGGCAATCAGACCTTATCCTAGAGAGCTTGAAGAATGTGTGGTGCTGAGAGACAGCAGACAGGTAACATTACGTCCCATAAGACCAGAGGATGAGCCTGCACATTATGTCTTTTTAGATCAGGTGTCGGATGAGGATATGCGGATGCGCTTTTTCGGAGTGGTCCGCAGGGATTTCGACCATAAAGATATGTCACGTTTCACCCAGATTAATTATGATCGCGAAATGGCTTTTATTGCCACAGCGATAGGGCCGAAAGGAATACCGGAAACATTGGGTGTTGTGCGAACATCAACCAAGCCGGATAATTCAGAGGCAGAATTTGCTATATTGGTCAGGTCCGATCTTACGGGAACCGGTCTTGGCAGTATGCTTTTCCATAAAATTATCCGGTACACCCGCGAAAGGGGAACTCATTGGCTGGTTGGGCAGACTTTGTTTGAAAACAAAGCAATGCAGGGGTTGTCGCGTAAGTTCGGATTTGAGATCAGCGAAAATTATGAAGAAGATCTGGTTGAAATGAGGCTGGATTGTTCTAAAGATCCTGAGAAGAAATAG
- a CDS encoding pyridoxamine 5'-phosphate oxidase family protein has protein sequence MPNEKDKLETCLELIRNNNILVLSTQGEPYPLSSLMTYANSDDASEIYMISRKNSNKWKNIEKNPQVSLLIDDRDGKLEKRQGEIKALTITGIHTPISSISERADIIELISKENSNIADLFSGPECEIIRIKAESFQLLDGPDKAFIRTKLTKKPLNDFTS, from the coding sequence ATGCCAAACGAAAAGGACAAACTCGAAACCTGCCTTGAACTCATCAGAAACAATAATATTCTGGTTCTCTCTACACAGGGAGAACCCTACCCTCTTTCCTCGCTTATGACTTATGCCAACTCCGACGATGCGTCTGAGATATACATGATCAGCCGCAAAAACAGCAACAAATGGAAGAATATCGAGAAAAACCCACAAGTGAGCCTGCTTATCGATGACCGGGACGGTAAACTTGAAAAACGACAGGGAGAAATAAAAGCATTAACCATAACAGGCATACATACTCCCATCTCATCCATCAGCGAACGCGCTGATATTATAGAACTTATCTCCAAAGAGAACTCGAACATCGCGGATCTTTTCTCGGGACCGGAATGTGAAATTATCAGGATAAAAGCCGAATCTTTTCAGCTTCTCGATGGCCCTGACAAGGCTTTTATACGAACAAAATTGACGAAAAAGCCTCTAAACGATTTTACCTCATAA